In Pelodictyon luteolum DSM 273, the genomic stretch ATGATGTGCAGGAAGGCCTATGACGCCGTTCCGGCCGGAGGCAAAGTCCTGATCCTCGACATGATCGTCGATGACCGGGAGAACCCCAACTTCGACTACCTGAGCCACTACATCCTCGGCGCCGGCATGCCGTTCTCCGTGCTCGGGTTCAAGTCGCAGGAAGCCTACCGACAGATACTCGAGTCGATCGGCTTCACCGATGTGCGCATGGTCCGCAAATACGACCACCTGCTCTGCGAAGCGGTCAAGCCCGCCTGAGACACCGGCGCCAGGAGGGCGCAGCCCTTTGCCGGCGTCGCCCCGGATGCAAACAAGAAAAGCCTTCTTCCCGTACTGCAGGGAAGAAGGCTTTCTCTTTACACTGAAACAGGCACGGCAGAATCAGCATGCCGCCCGCTGCCGGCCAAGGGGCGCTAGCAGCATATCGATGACTTATTGTAGGCCCCGTAGACGGCATGTGCCTCCCTGCAGATATCCTCGCGGAAATCCGGGTGGGCGATGCTGGCAAGCGCTTCAGCCCGCTGGCGGAGGTTCTTGCCGTGCAGGTTGACAATGCCGTATTCAGTCACCACGTACTGCACATGGGCACGCGTTGTCACCACACCGGCACCCGGCTGGAGGCGGGGGACGATCCGCGAGAGCCCCTTGCGCGTCGTCGAAGGCAGCGCAATGATCGGCTTGCCGCCGGGAGAAAGAGCGGCGCCCCTGATGAAGTCCATCTGGCCGCCGACACCGGAGAAATGCCTCTGGCCTATCGAATCCGCACAGACCTGGCCGCTCATGTCGATTTCAATGGCGCTGTTGATGGCCGTAACCTTCGGGTTCTTACGGATCTCTCGGGTGTCGTTCACGTAATCGGAAGGAAACATCTCCACGAGCGGGTTGTCATCGACAAAGTCATAGAGGCGGCGTGTCCCGACAAGGAAGCTCGCCACGATGATGTCGCGGTGGGTGTTCTTCTTCGAACCGTTGATGACCCCTTTTTCCACCAGTTCGACAACACCGTCCGAAAACATCTCGGAGTGGATGCCGAGGTCGCGATGACCGGACAAGGCCGCAAGGGCAGCGTCGGGAATGGCGCCGATGCCCATCTGCAGTGTAGCCCCGTCCTCGACGATGCCAGCGATATGGCGACCGATGCTGAGCTCGATCTCGGTCAGCTCATGAGCTGCGGTCTCGGGAAGCTGGTCATCGACATCGACCATAGCATGGATCCTGCTGACATGCAGCATTCCCTCGCCGTGTGTACGTGGCATATTAGGGTTGACCTGTGCAATCACAAGCTTTGCCCCGTGAACGGCGGCAAGCGCGGAATCGACTGATACGCCGAGCGAACAGAATCCGTGGCGGTCAGGAGGGGAAACATGGACAAGGGCAACGTCGAGGGGAAGCACGCCGTTCAGGAACAGCGAAGGAACGTCTGAGAGAAAGACCGGAATGGCGTCTGCATCGCCCCCCTGTACAGCGGAACGGACATTCCTGCCGACAAAGAGCGAGTTCAGGCGGAAGCTTTCACGGTATTCAGGTCGCACATAGGCGGCCTCTCCTTCCGTGTGCAGGCTGACGATCTCCACGTCTCTCAACTCATCGGCCCTCCCGACCATGGCGTCGATGAGCCGCTGCGGGGTTGCCGCTGCAGTATGCAGAAACACCCGGTCGCCCGACTTTATCCTGGAAACCGCCTCCTCAGCGGAAAGCGCGTGATACTTCATGACAAGAATTGTCTAGCAGAAAAACCCTGTCAGATCCAATTTTTTGTTCGGCGAAGATGGGCCGGAAGATCTGACTGACCTTTCTGAATTATATCTTCATGTTCTCCATTCCGTCCGGCGGAGGCACGACCGAACCCGCCGCCCTGGCCATCTGTCATTCGCCCGGCCGCATCATAGGGGCCGGATATCTGGATATTCTTTCTGATGTAGGCAGGAACCCTGAGATCCTCGTCCGGACGCTCCGCGGCAGCTCCCTGCTGAGCGGCGAAGGGCATCTGATGTGAACGGTGCTGCCGGGGCGGAACCGTCCTCATTCCGGAAGTCATGGCTGGCGGCTCCTCCCGCTCCCGGGGCTTCGGCGGCTCCTGGTCCTTGCGCTTGAATCCGGTGACGATGACCGTCACCCGGACCTCGCCGCCGACGAGCTGCTCGTCGACATAGCCGTTGATGATTTTGGCCTCCCCTCCTGCCTGTTCGGCAATGAAGCTCATAGCCTCAGAAAGGTCGCGCATGCTGACCCCTCCGGTGATGTTCACCAGCACGCCTTTCGATCCATTGATGGAGATTCCCTCGAGCAGCGGACTGCCGAGCGCGTCCGAAGCCGCTTTGAGGGCGCAGCGCTCGCCGGCGGCTGCCGCCGATCCCATGACTGCATCTCCTGCCCCCGACATGATGCTGCGCACGTCAGCGAAATCAACATTGACGTGTCCGTGGCTCGTTATGATATCGGCAATCCCCTTTGCGGCGCGGTAGAGGACGTCATTGGCCATATTGTAAGCTTCTGTGGCGCTGACCCCCTCCTCTGCGATGCTGAGGATCTTTTCGTTTTCGACGATGATGAGGGTGTCGATGTACTTACGCAGCTCGGCAATGCCCCCGTCGGCAATGCGTGCTTTCACGTCGCCCTCGAACCCGAACGGGCGTGTGACCACTCCGATGGTGAGGATGCCCATGTTCCGGGCGATTGAGGCGATGACCGGAGCCGCACCCGTTCCGGTGCCCTTACCCATGCCGGCGGTGATGAAGACCATGTCGGCGCCCTCGAGCTGGGCAGCGATGATGTCGCGGTCGTCATCTGCCGCCTGTCGGCCCTGTGCAGGATCCGCGCCGGCACCAAGCCCGCCGGTGGCCCGCCGTCCGATCTGCACCCGAAGCGGAGCCTTGGAGTTCAGAAGGGCCTGGCGGTCGGTGTTCATCACGATGTATTCCACGCCGCTGATCTTGCGGTCGATCATGTTGTTGACGGCGTTTCCTCCGCAGCCGCCAACGCCGACGATCCTGATCGTAACGCCTTTCGACTGGTCGCTGTCGAACAGGCCCGGATCGAGTTCAAATGCCATGGCTTATCGCCCTCCCATTTCTTGTTCCGCAGTCCGCCTCACAGCTGCTCCCAGAATTTCTTGAAGCGGTTGAGGATTTTCTGCCAGAAGCCTTCATGAGACTCCTCGGGCTCCGGCTTCGGCTGGGGTTGCGCCCCCTGTCCTACCACCGGTTTCGGCTCAGATGGCCCCGGCGTTACCGGCTCGACCGTCAGCGCATGCTCGAAGGCGTGGCCGACAAGCCCCGTGACGGTTGCGTAAATGGGGCTCTCGACAGCACCGCGGATGCCGCCGGACACCCCTTCGGGGCAACCAGTGCGGACATCAAGCCCGAGGATGCGCGAAGCCAGGGGCTCCGTAGCGCGGAGCAGTGAACCTCCACCAGTGATGATCGC encodes the following:
- a CDS encoding acetyl-CoA hydrolase/transferase family protein — its product is MKYHALSAEEAVSRIKSGDRVFLHTAAATPQRLIDAMVGRADELRDVEIVSLHTEGEAAYVRPEYRESFRLNSLFVGRNVRSAVQGGDADAIPVFLSDVPSLFLNGVLPLDVALVHVSPPDRHGFCSLGVSVDSALAAVHGAKLVIAQVNPNMPRTHGEGMLHVSRIHAMVDVDDQLPETAAHELTEIELSIGRHIAGIVEDGATLQMGIGAIPDAALAALSGHRDLGIHSEMFSDGVVELVEKGVINGSKKNTHRDIIVASFLVGTRRLYDFVDDNPLVEMFPSDYVNDTREIRKNPKVTAINSAIEIDMSGQVCADSIGQRHFSGVGGQMDFIRGAALSPGGKPIIALPSTTRKGLSRIVPRLQPGAGVVTTRAHVQYVVTEYGIVNLHGKNLRQRAEALASIAHPDFREDICREAHAVYGAYNKSSICC
- the ftsZ gene encoding cell division protein FtsZ, with amino-acid sequence MAFELDPGLFDSDQSKGVTIRIVGVGGCGGNAVNNMIDRKISGVEYIVMNTDRQALLNSKAPLRVQIGRRATGGLGAGADPAQGRQAADDDRDIIAAQLEGADMVFITAGMGKGTGTGAAPVIASIARNMGILTIGVVTRPFGFEGDVKARIADGGIAELRKYIDTLIIVENEKILSIAEEGVSATEAYNMANDVLYRAAKGIADIITSHGHVNVDFADVRSIMSGAGDAVMGSAAAAGERCALKAASDALGSPLLEGISINGSKGVLVNITGGVSMRDLSEAMSFIAEQAGGEAKIINGYVDEQLVGGEVRVTVIVTGFKRKDQEPPKPREREEPPAMTSGMRTVPPRQHRSHQMPFAAQQGAAAERPDEDLRVPAYIRKNIQISGPYDAAGRMTDGQGGGFGRASAGRNGEHEDIIQKGQSDLPAHLRRTKNWI